In one Diabrotica virgifera virgifera chromosome 7, PGI_DIABVI_V3a genomic region, the following are encoded:
- the LOC114331004 gene encoding coiled-coil domain-containing protein 102A isoform X4 — MAQNNTGGTSSRRQHPRDHDAASITSSRIADISEWEANEALRQRELEEAKGRAAQMEKTMRWWSDCTANWREKWSKVRNERNKAREECKQMRSKLDTVLKETNNYKRDKEELELQNDQLKKEIEKIHILLLKHAGQFDSQILEALSDDPLKDFVFSTNSPVKERENGVTSSQSNPECDSTIEQNNDSSAFEEYVLQGALPRFKDADKKTGSVDEDVANDVEKLSNDFDEEYILQKLSMLQLRLEETTKTLQAERDEKSQLHRSIDRLNAELQETKDRCDEMKESRQDTMREILLLQDQHQKELQLIKADLQDEANSREGMDKRLNDLRAELERLQAENAAEWGKRERLETEKLAIERDNKKLRSELRDMQERMERKGRPVTNSDAEIRHLQQELADKNKEWSGHVARQRDNRWTRKILEWRPRADKRSRGRPPTRWTDDIKRIATN; from the exons GCTCTGCGCCAAAGGGAACTTGAAGAAGCAAAAGGTCGGGCTGCACAAATGGAAAAAACCATGAGATGGTGGTCAGATTGTACAGCGAACTGGAGAGAAAAATGGAGTAAAGTAAGAAATGAACGCAATAAGGCAAGGGAAGAATGTAAACAAATGCGCTCAAAACTTGATACTGTTCTTAAAGAAACAAATAACTACAAAAGAGATAAAGAAGAATTAGAATTACAAAACGATCAGCttaaaaaggaaatagaaaaaatTCATATATTGCTATTAAAACATGCAGGTCAATTTGATTCACAAATTTTAGAAGCTCTAAGTGATGATCCTCTTAAAGATTTTGTGTTCAGTACAAACTCACCAGTGAAAGAGAGAGAAAATGGTGTTACGTCTTCGCAATCCAATCCAGAATGTGACAGTACCATTGAGCAAAATAATGATAGTTCTGCGTTTGAAGAATATGTTTTACAAGGAGCTCTACCTCGATTTAAAGATGCTGATAAAAAGACTGGTTCTGTGGACGAAGATGTTGCTAACGATGTGGAGAAACTCTCAAATGATTTTGATGAAGAATATATATTACAAAAGTTGTCCATGCTGCAATTACGGTTAGAAGAAACTACAAAAACCTTACAAGCTGAAAGAGA CGAAAAATCACAACTTCATCGCAGCATCGATCGTCTCAATGCTGAGCTCCAAGAAACAAAAGACAGATGTGATGAAATGAAAGAATCACGACAAGATACAATGCGTGAAATTCTGCTACTTCAAGATCAACATCAAAAGGAGTTACAGCTAATCAAGGCTGATTTACAAGACGAAGCAAATTCCAGGGAAGGAATGGATAAAAGACTAAATGACCTAAGGGCTGAG TTGGAAAGGTTGCAAGCTGAAAATGCAGCCGAATGGGGTAAAAGAGAAAGACTCGAAACTGAGAAGCTGGCCATTGAAAGAGATAACAAAAAGTTACGAAGTGAATTGAGAGATATGCAAGAAAGGATGGAAAGAAAAGGTCGGCCTGTTACAAATTCCGATGCCGAAATTAGACATCTGCAACAAGAACTAGCGGATAAGAATAAG gaatggtcaggacacgtcgcaagacaaagagacaacagatggacaaggaagatcttagagtggcggccaagggcggacaaacgaagtcgtggaagaccacctaccagatggaccgacgatataaagagaatagcgacaaactag